A genomic window from Solidesulfovibrio sp. includes:
- a CDS encoding helix-turn-helix domain-containing protein, translated as MFDAIDALDSELGRAITPQELAKMFGLSVNTVRKYRERWGGVEVAPGKLRFFERKVREALNASIDNQVQSAAMAGCRHIQREAKRKVVPGRVREKQAGSRKVGGQAAPHYEETDPDRHGLAEAD; from the coding sequence GTGTTTGATGCCATTGATGCGTTGGACAGCGAGCTCGGCCGAGCAATAACCCCTCAAGAACTCGCGAAAATGTTCGGGTTAAGCGTCAACACCGTTCGCAAATACCGCGAGCGGTGGGGCGGTGTGGAAGTAGCCCCAGGAAAATTAAGATTTTTTGAACGGAAGGTGCGGGAGGCTCTCAATGCCAGCATTGATAACCAAGTTCAATCCGCCGCGATGGCGGGGTGTCGTCACATTCAACGGGAAGCGAAAAGAAAAGTTGTTCCCGGACGGGTCCGAGAAAAGCAAGCGGGCAGCCGAAAAGTGGGAGGACAGGCAGCGCCGCATTATGAAGAAACCGACCCCGACCGCCACGGGCTCGCCGAAGCTGATTGA
- a CDS encoding helix-turn-helix domain-containing protein, which yields MGEILKVFGKRMRSLRRAKDMTQEQLAERAGLSLQSVGEIERGRGNPTLVNIERLSAALEEDLTVLFDVGDVGLTKEQVQKELEQLLAGASEEQVRAVLTMARVLIQK from the coding sequence ATGGGCGAGATTCTTAAGGTTTTTGGCAAGCGCATGCGGTCCCTTCGCAGGGCGAAGGACATGACCCAGGAGCAACTTGCCGAACGGGCAGGATTGTCCCTACAAAGCGTAGGAGAAATTGAGCGCGGCAGGGGGAATCCTACCTTGGTGAACATTGAGCGGCTATCTGCTGCGCTGGAAGAAGACCTGACCGTCCTCTTCGACGTGGGTGACGTGGGGTTGACCAAGGAGCAGGTCCAGAAAGAGCTGGAACAGCTTCTCGCCGGGGCGTCCGAAGAGCAGGTGCGGGCAGTCCTGACGATGGCCAGGGTCTTGATCCAGAAGTGA
- a CDS encoding AAA family ATPase: MDYSADQLIGFMQQSEPVDDATRMKIFEFLSQRFSLIPVKGGFPAPGQSPREFKAPVENNWSQWCSQKRPFANSDFFPERAGIACGPASGVLVLDIDDMCKFQEWLAAHKLHELPATLTIKTGGTGERYHYYFQYPQDGKSYGNRSVRGVFDIRGQGGQVLCPGSLHPETRMPYVISNLAEIAEAPSWLLNYTLHKSVQADNAAPSLTNEATEVPIMTQSSATPQPSVQFVANLPVSDEIKQMILTPFPKGQRSEHSMAVLVGLLSANVDEKTILSIYHSYPIGEKAKEVGNQWLEREIEKAKEHIAKVKTSAPVPTNPFAPSGNQAPKVSYCVFNAMDVVNKNIQFDYFIDNFWPKGEPLLITGPGGSGKSIMTLQIAMDLIFPPAQGFLGTFNVKPTPHKVLFVQSENTFVGMKQRFVEVRSPKSGYQIADQLLQDGIFFLGVNNDIRSIGDMMSQSFLDAIQKAVETHQTDIIILDPLISFHGQDENSNDQMRRLLDQVAVFTESLGASPLLIHHHGKFTSESGPGGGRGASAIGDWSPNTWELTYNKNQKRFTLTHKKARNLALQGSLDLELHHLRFRPLTSSSASGAGQIAVEALKNLGGTATSKDQLKKEVQDVYRNQNKGETISSNTAGKRIDEAVAAGLIKENPIQGSKSKGYSF, encoded by the coding sequence ATGGATTACTCGGCGGACCAACTTATCGGATTCATGCAGCAGTCGGAGCCGGTTGACGACGCGACACGCATGAAAATTTTCGAGTTCCTATCCCAACGGTTCTCACTGATCCCCGTAAAGGGTGGATTTCCAGCTCCAGGCCAATCTCCCCGAGAGTTCAAGGCTCCTGTCGAGAACAACTGGAGCCAGTGGTGCTCCCAGAAAAGACCATTCGCCAATTCCGACTTCTTCCCAGAACGAGCTGGCATCGCCTGTGGCCCAGCCAGCGGCGTCCTTGTCCTGGACATCGACGACATGTGCAAATTCCAGGAATGGCTTGCCGCCCATAAGCTGCATGAGCTTCCAGCGACGTTGACGATCAAGACTGGCGGCACCGGCGAGCGATACCACTACTACTTCCAGTATCCTCAGGATGGTAAAAGCTACGGGAATCGCTCCGTCAGAGGCGTGTTCGACATCAGAGGCCAGGGAGGACAGGTCCTTTGCCCCGGCTCACTTCACCCTGAGACGCGGATGCCCTACGTCATATCCAATCTTGCTGAAATTGCCGAAGCGCCCTCATGGCTTCTGAACTATACCCTCCACAAGTCCGTTCAGGCAGATAATGCCGCTCCTTCCCTGACGAATGAAGCGACCGAGGTTCCGATTATGACTCAGAGTTCAGCGACTCCCCAGCCCAGCGTTCAGTTTGTTGCAAATCTCCCGGTATCAGACGAGATCAAGCAAATGATCCTGACGCCGTTCCCAAAGGGGCAAAGATCGGAACATTCCATGGCTGTCCTTGTCGGGTTGTTAAGTGCGAACGTCGATGAAAAGACCATTCTCAGCATTTATCATTCCTATCCCATAGGCGAAAAAGCAAAAGAAGTTGGCAACCAGTGGCTTGAACGTGAAATAGAAAAAGCGAAGGAGCACATCGCTAAGGTAAAAACTAGCGCCCCTGTTCCTACTAATCCTTTTGCTCCATCTGGGAATCAAGCACCCAAGGTCAGTTACTGCGTCTTCAATGCCATGGACGTAGTAAATAAGAACATCCAATTTGATTATTTCATCGACAACTTCTGGCCTAAGGGCGAGCCTTTGTTGATTACTGGTCCTGGTGGTTCTGGGAAGTCAATCATGACACTTCAAATTGCCATGGATTTGATTTTTCCTCCTGCGCAGGGCTTCCTGGGTACATTTAATGTGAAGCCAACACCGCATAAGGTTCTTTTCGTCCAGTCGGAGAATACATTCGTCGGAATGAAACAACGATTTGTGGAAGTTCGTTCGCCAAAGTCTGGTTATCAAATCGCTGACCAACTCCTCCAGGACGGGATATTCTTCCTGGGTGTAAACAACGACATCCGGTCGATTGGTGACATGATGAGCCAGTCGTTCTTGGATGCGATCCAAAAGGCTGTCGAAACGCATCAGACGGACATCATCATCCTTGACCCGCTGATCAGCTTCCATGGGCAAGACGAGAACTCAAACGACCAGATGCGCCGCTTGCTCGATCAGGTAGCGGTTTTCACCGAGAGCCTTGGAGCTTCACCGCTCCTGATTCATCACCACGGGAAGTTCACCAGCGAGTCGGGACCTGGAGGAGGAAGAGGAGCCAGCGCCATTGGCGACTGGTCCCCGAACACCTGGGAACTGACATATAATAAGAACCAGAAGCGTTTTACCCTGACCCACAAGAAAGCCAGGAACCTTGCCCTTCAGGGGAGCCTTGACCTTGAGCTTCACCACCTGAGGTTCCGTCCCTTGACGTCTTCATCAGCTTCAGGAGCAGGACAGATAGCTGTAGAAGCTCTTAAAAACCTTGGCGGAACTGCTACTTCTAAAGACCAGCTCAAGAAAGAAGTTCAGGACGTCTACCGCAACCAGAACAAAGGAGAGACC
- a CDS encoding replication initiation protein: MTNREPARRFISHFGKWIMNSKNKHEKYAYAINDVDTWSEAQFIHLPKNELRYIGIDLDWEGSAIIWIDEGFPEPTITIISPETSHSKLFYELATPVTLPFGNFAGRANLKPYQYFKSVKAGLTLAMGGDPGYSGGTMNNPFYKNPRKEILVTEDGIVERKWKVHWADRTYDLDYLAEFAKPVPRDFKHDGLFDGAGRAMTMFHLTRTDAYRAVHGCVTQEQFTEKVLSIAMDHWQVLRQIVKDHPLEEREAVNVANSVTKYVWLHRNDEWLKRFKWNVGALQYYPIDKDDVPVDDIKQEIARRQSAGAKHTHSIRTEKTEERIRIACEELKSANTKVTRKNIALKTGLGVSSMSKYKNIIKEYKL; this comes from the coding sequence ATGACCAATAGAGAGCCTGCGAGGCGATTCATCAGTCATTTTGGCAAATGGATTATGAACTCGAAGAACAAGCATGAGAAGTACGCATATGCCATCAATGATGTCGATACATGGAGTGAAGCTCAATTCATACATCTACCCAAGAATGAACTGCGATACATTGGCATTGACTTGGATTGGGAAGGTTCGGCAATCATCTGGATTGATGAAGGCTTCCCTGAGCCAACCATCACCATCATTTCGCCCGAGACCTCTCACTCGAAGCTCTTTTACGAGTTGGCGACGCCGGTGACGCTGCCGTTCGGGAACTTCGCTGGCAGAGCCAATCTGAAACCCTACCAATACTTTAAGTCCGTCAAGGCGGGGTTGACGTTGGCGATGGGAGGCGACCCTGGATACTCCGGCGGGACCATGAACAATCCGTTCTACAAAAATCCTCGGAAGGAAATCCTCGTCACTGAGGACGGCATCGTCGAGCGGAAATGGAAAGTCCATTGGGCAGACAGGACCTACGACTTGGACTACCTCGCCGAGTTTGCCAAGCCTGTCCCCAGGGACTTCAAGCATGATGGGCTCTTTGATGGCGCTGGCAGGGCGATGACCATGTTCCACCTGACCCGCACGGATGCCTACCGCGCCGTTCATGGCTGTGTGACTCAGGAGCAGTTTACCGAAAAGGTCCTGTCCATCGCCATGGACCACTGGCAAGTCCTTCGTCAAATTGTGAAGGATCATCCCCTGGAGGAGCGCGAAGCAGTAAACGTCGCCAACTCCGTCACCAAGTATGTTTGGCTTCACCGAAATGATGAATGGTTGAAAAGATTCAAATGGAATGTCGGAGCTTTACAGTACTATCCCATCGACAAGGACGACGTTCCTGTCGACGACATCAAGCAAGAAATAGCTCGTCGCCAGTCGGCTGGAGCAAAGCATACGCATAGTATCAGGACTGAGAAGACGGAAGAGCGTATCCGAATCGCCTGTGAAGAATTGAAGTCAGCGAATACGAAGGTGACTCGGAAGAATATTGCTTTGAAGACAGGGCTTGGAGTTTCTTCAATGTCGAAATACAAGAATATTATCAAAGAATATAAGCTATGA
- a CDS encoding DUF6573 family protein → MSDESWPIIFSYSRAQAIEDGVLIDVTAEAKFYGFKLPFVIGDKLFNRYVTPPPGLEGEGQSLAGRLHDLMSLAAVSARTGLQQDRVEFEVLFLMELGKHEKVRCVLHVGPGDHGEPVLTCCLPEDL, encoded by the coding sequence ATGTCTGACGAATCCTGGCCCATCATATTCAGTTACTCACGCGCCCAGGCCATTGAGGACGGGGTTTTAATCGACGTCACAGCCGAGGCGAAATTCTACGGGTTCAAGCTGCCATTTGTCATCGGCGACAAATTGTTCAACCGCTACGTCACTCCGCCGCCGGGGCTGGAAGGGGAGGGGCAGTCGCTGGCGGGACGCCTGCACGATTTGATGAGCCTTGCTGCGGTGTCGGCGCGAACGGGACTTCAACAGGATCGAGTCGAATTTGAGGTGCTGTTTCTGATGGAGCTGGGGAAGCACGAAAAGGTCCGGTGCGTTCTCCATGTTGGCCCTGGCGATCATGGCGAACCTGTTCTGACCTGTTGTCTGCCGGAGGACTTGTGA
- a CDS encoding tyrosine-type recombinase/integrase, with product MRVEPIREEQHVKAIKKLLNDNPRDKLLFILGINSGLRVQTILTELRVKHLLYAKLGDSITVKERKTGKTNVFVVNKEIKKAFDEYYKDASPDENHFLFRSRKGKNYPLTTFRVTRLVKEWGAMIGLKQNLGAHTLRKTFCWFQRMKYGTSWEVLSRRLNHSSPSITRCYLGITDECVEEILHHTI from the coding sequence ATGCGAGTTGAACCTATTAGAGAGGAACAGCACGTGAAGGCAATCAAGAAGTTGCTCAACGACAACCCAAGGGACAAGTTGCTTTTCATCCTAGGAATCAACTCAGGATTAAGAGTTCAAACGATCCTCACTGAGCTTCGTGTAAAGCACCTGCTTTATGCAAAGCTTGGCGACAGCATCACCGTCAAGGAAAGAAAGACGGGGAAGACCAACGTCTTCGTTGTCAACAAGGAGATTAAAAAGGCGTTTGATGAATACTACAAAGACGCCAGCCCCGACGAAAACCACTTTCTCTTCCGCAGCCGGAAGGGAAAGAACTATCCCCTGACGACGTTCCGAGTCACCCGACTCGTGAAGGAATGGGGAGCGATGATCGGGCTGAAGCAAAACCTCGGAGCACATACTCTCCGAAAGACCTTCTGCTGGTTCCAGCGCATGAAATACGGAACCAGCTGGGAAGTCCTCAGTCGACGTCTTAACCACAGCTCACCTAGTATCACCCGTTGTTATCTGGGCATAACTGATGAGTGCGTGGAGGAGATTCTGCATCACACTATTTAA